The following nucleotide sequence is from Cydia splendana chromosome 11, ilCydSple1.2, whole genome shotgun sequence.
TTGAAATTGTGTCATTTAAATACGTTTAACCTATGCAAATAATTTTGGTGTTACCTATTCACTAAACAGTTATgacgtttatattttatttagatatatGTAGGTGCtttgtttattaaaatactCTATCACCGTAGCGCGCTTTTCCAAAAGTAGCAAAAAATGCCCAAATCCTTTATCTGTACCTTTTTCTTTAGAAAAAAAGATCACTTTTACGATTTTTAATGTGTACTTACTTACAGTTACTTGCAGTTACTTACAATTtgctttaatattttttgtcgcAGTTTCATTAAATTTGTTATATAGAACTATCcttaaaatacatatttgttGAAAGTTGgcattaaaagataaactactAAACGCTTTTAAAGCGTAAAATCGGAGATAAAGTTCAAATATCATACAAGAATACtgtaatttttcaaaaactggTACTTCTTCTTATTCTTATGAAAAGGTTAtcgaattattaaattaaatcttGCTATCATTCTCAGATTATTACCGTTAAAAACTTcaatttattcttattaaacTCCTAAACgctactactagcgccatctatcccCGCCAATCCTCACTAAACCCGCCCTCGTCACAATTTCCGTTCACGTGCCGCGATATCGTCGCGAATGTCGCGATACAATAGCGATGTCAGAGCGATACAATGACGCCGGGGCGTCACAAAAGAGACGTCATCGCTGCGTCATAATAGAGGATTATTACGCGGACAACAGGAAATTGGCCCTTCGAGGGTTTTTGGATTGGAATTTGGGGGGTTGATAATTTATTAACTGTTATCTGTTACGTTAAAAATTGcaacattaaatttaattacttattagatatgaacttatcaagatttctttgaaaaatgaaaaatcggATTTTCAGTGGTTAACTACAAATATGCAAGTTACTTACCTAGTTCATTTAGAAGTTACAATACAACTAAGGTTTACTCGGTAATTCCGAaattcggataattccgaaattcagatgaaaatcacccaaaattccatcataaaaaaagtctcttttcggaattatccgacagttttcgatattcggaattacccgaatacaccttatataTCTCGGAAAATTATAGAAAACTTTACAAGAATTAACTAAAGTAAGTTTAGATCTCGAGAAGTAGTTATCTCATAAGATATGTTGAGTTTCCGATACTTTTCCAtgtgaaaatatataattttaatttttgaaaacCCTTTGTCGGTACAGCAGTACCTAACCTCCCAAGACCCAGaaacaattgttttgtttttgaaattggaaccctcTACTTActcaataaaagttcaaaatagattttggaatatgtacaaaaaattgtacgcagggacttaggaggCTAAGGCTctaggtattttaatttaaacaagttGCTCTCATATTTAAAACATTTTCgaatatatttaaaacaaaacgcCTAAAGCTACAACAAACAACTAAACTTGGTTTCGCTTAACACTACACCTAAATCAAAACTTCATTTTCCactgtaaaacaaacaaaataaataaaataagtattttcaGTCGGAGTCGGACAGGGGGATGCTTTCCTGAAAAAGAAAACCTTCATTTATGTTCATGTTGTTTATGTTACAGATTTTAAAAGGctcaaaatacattttcaccttaGCAGCGCGAACATGGATACTTTGCtgcttaaaaacagtgagcaaaatcgcattttgctttGAGTGCGGTTTgggtcccttactacgctcaagaatCTAAATTCGATTATTATAGAagctttcgcttgcacgggactcaacaTAGTCACTCGAAGATATATCAAACTTTGCTCACATTGTAAACTCATCACAAAAACCACCCGTTGTTGTGTTTCTATTTGGCTCTACTCGGTAACAATTAATACCATATCTCATTTCTCAATATGTATACTAACATCAGAAGCGGTTTCTTACCTCGAACTCTCCTATAAATATATCGGAGTCATCGGAGTGCGGCGGCTGGTCTATGTTGTCCACTGCCGTTATCTGAGGACCTGCGTCATACAAAATTAATAATTGAAATTGAGCttagcccacaagatggacagacgaccttatTTAAGGTCGCcagaagacgctggatgcgggtcgcttccaaccggtacgtatggaggtccaaggggaggcctatgttcagcagtggacctcttatggctgagataatgatgatgatgattgagcTTAGAACGACAACATAAATACGATGTATCATATATTATGATTGACCTGAAGGATCGTGTGTACCGACTGAACGACTATTTCTGCTCCATCAGACCCTAAGCAGTTCATGTGGAAGTTCTTCTTTCCTTGTTATTTTATACGCAAACTACCCCTTCCATCTGATCTTGGCGCTTTATCGGTGGTATCCTTGCCTATCCGAGTTTTAACTCCGTCAGTcttttccatcatcagactctaaggcccacttgcatcatcccactaacccggggttaagcggttaaaccgttaacccagtgtcaaattgtaacCACGGTAACTTCAGGCTTAgccggttaaccccgagttagtggaatggtgcaagtgggcctaagtcgTTAATGTAGTGATTCCTTACCTAGTGGGATACATTCCATGGGCTCGAACAGATCGGTGATCAGATCTAGTGGCGGCGATGGCGCTGGCGGCGGTAGTGAGCAAGATGAGATGCTGGTCCCTGTGAGAgttatcaaaattattacaCTGTGTTATTGTACTAGCGATCCGCCCCGGCCTCGCACGGGTTAcagaaaaccttaacaaattatacaccttaaCTTTCCtcgagaatcactctattgataggtaaaaaccgcatgaaaatccgatcagaagtttttaagtttatcgccaacatacagacatacagacagacgcggcgggggactttgttttataatacgTATAGTGATTTGACAGTGGGCCTGGGGATGCATATCAAAATGACAATATCGCTGCAACATTAGACAAAAAATTCGATGACCTATTGAACTTAAAAAAGTTTTTCTATTCTAGATACGATCATTGATAAGCAATCGAGTATCCTCAATTTTTTTACACTCGAGTTCAATATTATAGTATTGCGTGTACCTGTTTTGAAATCAAAATCCTCCTCCGAGGAACTCCTACGCTGCTACTGCGAGGATGTAAATGGGAATGTAGTAAGAAAATACAATTATGTGACTTACCAGGTTTGACAACGTCCTCGAAGCTACGCGCAATATGACGCTCTAGAGCTGGCATATGCGACGGCATGCATGCTGTCAAGTGTGGTTCCATGCGGGACTCCATTCGTGGCAGTAGACGTGGTGGAGACGGTGGAAGCTCCTGCTTGATGGTGCACGGCTTCTCCGGTACTTCTCCTACTGCAGAGTAGGATATTTAGTTTAGGTTCGTAACACTTGTTTAGAGCAAATTTGACTGACAATACCTTCGGATTATTTTTATGCAAGCAAGATTTATTGCTGTAAAAAACATGTGTAAATAGCCTTTATCTAACTCATAAACAACGCATTCTAATGGCACAGCGAGGTTCTTGAACGGCTATAAGTACTTACGAAGGCCACAAACATATCTcccacgatcttatttgtagagccataagagcgtgtatatttttgtggccttcgaagagtaacatattattgcaggtgactgtactatttTACACAGTGGTCACCATTGGCACACGGATCTGCATCACTCACCATCAGCATAGATGCATCAGCATGTGGTACGCATGGTGAGGTTCTTGACCGACTAATTGTAGATGTAGTTTGATCTGTAAGACCACAGTGGCTACTTGGCTACCATTGGCACACGGTACAACACTTACCATCAGCGGAGAATGCGGTGTGGTACGCATGGTGTAGTTCTTGATCGACTAATTGTAGCTGTAGTATGATCTGTAAGACCACAGTGGCTACTTAGCTACCATTGGCACACGGTACAACACTTACCATCAGCGGAGAATGCGGTGTGGTACGCATGGTGTAGTTCTTGATCGACTAATTGTAGCTGTAGTATGATCTGTAAGACCACAGTGGCTACTTAGCTACCATTGGCACACGATACAACACTTACCATCAGCGGAGTGCGGTGTGGTACGCATGGTGTAGTTCTTGATCGACTAATTGTAGATGTAGTTTGATCTGTAAGACCACAGTGGCTACTTGGCTACCATTGGCACACGGTACAACACTTACTATTAGCGGAGAGTGCAGTGTGGCACGCATGGTGTAGTTCTTGATCGACTAATTGTAGATGTAGTTTGATCTGTAAGACCACAGTGGCTTGGCTACCTACCATTCGCACAGGGTACAACATTTACCATCAGCGGAGAGTGCAGTGTGGCACGCATGGTGTAGTTCTTGACCGACTAATTGTAGCTGTAGTTTGATCTGTAAGACCACAGTGGCGACATGGCAACCATTGGCACACGGTACAACACTTACCATCAGAAGAGAGTGCGGTGTGGTATGCATGGTGTGGTTCTTGAACGGCCAGATGTAGCTGCCCTCCTGCTTTGATCTGCGGAACCACGGTGGCTACTACTGGTACACGGATTTGAACTGCACTCTTCATGTCGGATGAGCCTTGCTCCTAAAACAAAACAAGTCAacaaattctaaaataaaaagaaatatgaaaaaataattgaGGCATATGGTCATAATATGCAGTGGAGGAACTAGAGCGAAAACAAAGTATAGCGTATGCAAAGGACAAATTTGGTCATGGTGGTCAAATAGGCCAAGATGTCTTGCAAGATGCCTTTGAAATTTATTCGAAAAGACCATTTGTTGAACTAATATGAAGATTTCTGATAGTTCAATAGGATGGCTATTTTACCTGAGACCGGGTACTTTCAGAATTGTTCACTACTATCTTTCCTCCGATCCTCAAATCATCTGCGGTGGCGGGAACCAGCATCTAAAAAGGATAGTAACACTTGAAACAAATCCTTATTTgaccaataaaaaaattacacgtcCAAtcaaatagtttaaaaaacttaCTTGCTTCCCTCCAGGAATCTTAGTATCAATCACTTTCACGAGAACAGGCGTACTGTTATCCGGCTTCAACAAAGCAAATGGTGTCTGCCTGGTGGCCAGAGCTACCCCCATGTGGTACGTCTTTATGGGGTCCACTATGACTCCATTGCACATGGTACTCCAGGGTAGGTCGTTGCTCCAGTCGCTGGACTCTAGGGAGGGCGAGGATTTTGGGGTCCATGAGGAGGAGGATAGTTCAATGGAGGTGCCCATGTAGGGGCCGACGGAGGAGGATACTTCGCATTGGTCGACTGAGGTTCTGGAAATAGACAGGTTAATATAGTGTGTTGTTCTGTTAGTCATTTTAGGGTCAAGTATAAACAGTGGAGGAAAAAGGAGGAAAAAATTACGTATTTATGAATACCTGGTAATGGCATACCTGGTGGAAATTTggagaagcgctggtggcctagcggtaagagcgtgcgactttcaagaTGTCGCGGATTTAAACCCCGGCTCGCACCAatcagtttttcggaacttatgtacaaaaaatcatgtgatatttaccagtcgcttttcggtgaaggaaaacatcgtgaggaaaccggactaatcccttTAAGGTCTAGTGTACCCTTttggttggaaggtcagatggcagtcgctttcgtagaaactagtgcctacgccaattcccGGGAttcgttgccaagcggaccccagccTCCCAttgagccgtggcagaatgccgggataacgcgaggatgaAGAAGATACCTGGTGGAATCAGGCTGACTTTCAGAGACAGTGCTGGCGGCACGAGGGGTGTTGGTGCGGCCGCGGAGGATAGCTCCATTAGCGTCTTCGGAATGAGCCTGGTGAAAGTTGGAAAATTTTATAGTCATAAAAGGAAGCGTCCATCAGTGGAAAATGTCAGTAAGCCTAGGATAGTGATGATAACATATACTTAAGTAGGTAGCAAGAGTTTTTTAAAGTATTGATTTTGATGCAGCATTTCCGTTTAATCCCGTCCAACCGAAACGTATTAGCGTCGTAGCAGCTAACTAGTACCTAAGAGTATTTCGGCGGCCGATGGTAAAATCAGGCTGATCGTAAAGTTCCTGTGTACCTAATGTTTTGAcggtagtcacattaaaccaatagacAGGTAGGATAGGCTCGTTAGGtggcttcagatgcccgaagggaaTAAGGCAAACTGTCACAGTCTCACTCAGGAAACGAGACAATGATTTTCACgattcacgatatgcctaggaatttcatgatctgcctgattttacgatcggccgccgataTCTATACCGAAACGTAGATCCGTGCATTAGGTAAGGTACCTActgaattataatattttacattagaGTTCACTAATTACTAACGCAGATCCACGTTCAGATGAAAGGTTTTAGtacgggaagtagtgtcataatAAGGTACacattttggtatcggatgaattcacttagcacagatgtaatatacgtaaagcgaagctaattgagcccggtaaacatccgccaccccctggcaggtaggcaggggggggcagtcaaagtaatttgtaatggattcaaacattgaactcctttttagggttccgtacccaaagggtaaaacgggaccctattactaagacttcgctgtccgtccgtccgtccgtccgtctgtcaccaggctgtatctcacgaaccgtgatagctagacagttgaaattttcacagatgatgtatttctgttgccgctataacaacaaatactaaaaacagaataaaataaagatttaaatggggctcccatacaacaaacgtgatttttgaccaaagttaagcaacgtcgggagtggtcagtatttggatgggtgaccgttttttttttgcttttttttttgttttttttttttgcattatggtacggaacccttcgtgcgcgagtccgactcgcacttgcccggttttttaatcccttagaggatgaatttttaaaaacgcaaaaattgctattcttgtattctaataatatgcgcatataaaaagtttcaagccccacactcgaaataaattttaatctccatacaaaacttcaacccctatttcgccaccttaggggatacattttcaaaaacgctgaaattagtattcttgtattttaatgatatatcttttaacgaagtttgaaattcctagcttaaaataaaacatgaaccccatacaaactttcatcccctttttaaccctctTAGGGGCagaatttttcaaaatcgcttcttatctcttgtacacattataaatgtaacctggtgtgcaaatttcaactttctggcatttgtagtttcggctgataattgtaatagttgaataaaaaaattgcaaaccgattttgatttgttcgtcaatatttttattttttctattaaactgtacattaaatgtgtcaaaaatgaattccttatgcccgatttatctggaaatgataccaaactcgaggtggtaggtaaatagaagccgatatgcggcgtgtaactttggataCCCCCCTGCATAtccaccagggggtggcggatgacTACGGGGCTGGATTGGCTTAGCTTAgcatctgtgccaagtgaattcatccgataccaaaatttgcacgtcccatacattgggtgacactacttACCTAACTACATTAACAGTCATACACAGTGTAAAAGACAAATACAATTATTTCACCTTATTTTTATGGCACACGAGGTTAGACTGCTGGTTGAACCCCTTGAAACAAATGTTGCAACGGTAAGGGCGCTCGTTGGTATGAGTGAACAAGTGGTTTCGTAGAttgcctgaaaaaaaaaaacataaacatgtaccttttaaccgccatagaatTTTTCATCGAGCGTGCCCGTGTCGCGAGCGGTACACTCGCGAAACGGGCACGCTACACGAAGATTTGTCTTATTTACAAGACCACGGTgaaatgagcccgattttgtatgtcttatatatcagtctacagcggttaaaaggttaatcgTGCTAAAATCTAAACGAGGATCAAATATAAAGGTAAATAAGGAAATGATCTGGATTAGGGAAAAAGGTATAATGGGGTCAATTAGATGATCAAAATTTTATACAAGTTCCTACTATTTCGAACAATAGATACATATTAAGGTAATATTGTTTTGAGGACTTTTAGAAGCTGGACACCTGCAGGTGTGTTATTATCACGGTTATCGCGAACGACATGACATGATGAATGCTATACTTGTATCTTACTACCGCACGGTGTCAGAAAGTATGCTGTTTCTTGCACGATAAGCGCAACCAAAGTACTCCTGTAGAAGATAATAGGGATGAGGATTGAGGAGGGTTAACCTTTCTGGTGGAATCCTTTAGGGCAGAGGTGGCACTTGTAGGGCTTGACGTCCGAGTGGGTCTTCCGGTGGGAGATCAGGGTGGACACGCGGTTGAACGTTTTGTTACATACCTAGACAAATGGAATGGTTTTTAAAGGATAACTTGTTAATCTagaccaggggtctccaaatcCCAGCCCTcaaagcgagtgcccactgaccggcccgcgggagccaggctccaggggttcagcattcattgagagtggaactgttcctaacagcagcaatcAGACACCCTATcccggcgcaaaaaccgacggtggcccgcgcgaaagtttctgaggcgcaatatggccctcagctaaaaaagtttggagaccccagATCTAGACTATCTACAGGGGCGTATTtggaaatttggcgccccgggccaatacgtttcggcgccccagaagtcaaggaagaaaaacaaaatgcaatccgatGCCGCCCctatatgccgcccctgggggttggcgccccgggccatggcccggatggccctagggtaaatacgcccctgactaTCTAATGACAAAAGGATTTAAAGGACAGGACTGGAGCAACTCTAAAAGCAACTGGACGAAGATTTTCACGTAAGTCCACAAGTGTTTTGGCTGATCACTACCTATTAAGACCTAGATTAAAGTGTAAAAATTACGCAGACGTAGTTATTAGTGACGTAGTTCAAGATTCTTAGGGTTCAAGGCCCAGAACTTCTAGTTGAAAAGACGCCACATTTAGAAATTTGTTCTGAATATGCAAAGTCCTGATCTGAACTTATGATTATCAATCGTATTACGGCACAAATCTTATTACCGCTTTATATATAAGAGCCTAGAGGGTAGCCTTCCATTGTCACTGAAGCGAAAACTCTTCGACATGTGTATCCTGCCCGTCCTAACCTACGGTGCTCAAACATGGTCACTCACAGAGAGTCAGAAGTCCAAACTGAAGGTCTGCCAACGGGCTATTGAGCGCAGCATTTTAGGTGTGAAGGTGAAGAGGACTGATCGTATCcgaaacaccacgctgcgcgCAAAAACCCGTATTGCTGACGTCGGCGAGAAGACTGCtaggctcaaatgggactgggccgttcacgtctgccgcatgcatccaGACAGATGGGCTAGTGTAGCTACCAAGTGGATGCCAGAAGGAGAGCGCGGACGCGGCAGGTcaagacggagatggcgggacgacctagaCACCTTTCACAGTAACTGGCCAGACCAGGCGCTatgtcgggagtcgtggaagacaaagggagaggcctttgcccggCAGTGGGACACCTTAATTATTAAGCCTATTATAGGCtagcaaaatatatatatatatatataagagaCAGGCGTAGTTTTGTCATTATCATCTTGTCAGTATCatcaaataatttatgtttatcAACTCATAGCAATTTTATAGACATTCTGACCCTTATTTATACATAACACACCTTACTAATCCACAGTCAATACCTCCGTTCTGTGTGCCTAAATTTAtcagtttttagtttttaactgTGCTCTGAAATTTGTAGTATAAAGAACAAACATTTATTCTATTTAATTCAAAAAGAACGATCCGTTTGAACTTTGCTTTGCAGTTGACATCCGTTTAACCCGTTGCTGACAAATTTTTGATGCGGAAATATCCGCCACTGTCATGGAAATACAAGAATGCAATAAATACACCCCAAAATCTATTATCACAAAAGAAACATGTAATTGACGTGGTTACTCCCTTGGGACCCGGGGGAACAATTACAACCCCTTTGGTGCAAATTGGCCGCAAAGGGGTAGTTTTGAACGTCATTTTCACTGATAATGAGCGAAGTCGATGGTGGTCGAATCAAATTGGTGCCTACATAATACATACTGTCTCATAAATAAAAGTGGATGTGGTGAAGTGGAATTGATCTTGAAGTCTTTGAAACGAGGAATTTAACAATGACACAGTGTTTTGGGCACAATAATGAACATGTAGGTAGAGTTTTCCTCCTCGTTTCTCTTGAAATGGTGGGGGGACTTTGGTAATTTATCTTCATTTAATGTTGTGTGCGGTGGGTTTGACTGGTGGTATGTTGGTTGATGAGTCAAGACAGGTACCACGCAGCCGTAAGGCCGCTAAGTCGAGGATCTGATGCTGTGTTACTGAAGGTGTCAATTTGTCTGTAactatttcatctaaactgggCCTTAATGTATTTATCGCCTAAAATAAACTTGAAAATAACTCGCGGTGTTTCGCAAGGTACAGTTGCCAGATCAGATATAtgggagcggccaaggtgctcacaaatatttgaacacgcctctacgagtattgtcaaggcgctagagagcgtgtttagatatttttgagcacctcggccgctccgatgtatctgatggcgactgtacctcgCAGGCGTAATGACGCTTGGCGGAATGTGTGGCGTGGTGCTGGTTCAAGCTGATCTGCTGGTTGGTGTTCGTGAAGACGTGTGTTGTGTGTGCGTTCACAGTGGAAGTTGTTTTGTATGTAGTTGACATCTGTAGATCTTCAAGCAGTAACGGTATATGTGTACACCTTCAAGCAGAGGTGGTATGTTACCTCGCAGCCGTAAGGGCGCTCGGCTGAGTGTCGCAAGTTTTGTGATGAGACCTGGTTCGGCGCACTCGCTGACAAGAGGCAGAAATGACGACAAGGTGTCTCAGTACCGGTTTCCGCAAACTTCTCTTATCAGACCTGTGGTAGACCATGTCGGTCTCGcatcggtctattcagccaccaaaaCGGTGTTTCTCCGGTTTTACgcccataaatcgtctgcaatagacgaaAAGGCCTATGATGTATAAGTATATGGTACCTCGCAGCCGTAAGGGCGCTCGGCTGAGTGGATAGCGCGGTGCTGGCTCAAGGTGGAGAGCTGCCGGAAGCTCTTGCCGCAGGTGTCGCAGTGGAAGTTCCTCTCGTCTGTGTGCGTAGGCAGATGGCGCATTAACGTGTATTGGTGCTGGAACTCTCTGCTGCCTGGGAGCAAAGAACAAAATTATCTGTAGCCGGTATGCGTAACAGCTGGAGTTTGATGACATCAAACAAAGTTCATCCAAAAGATGGGCGAAGATATACCTATagataaatcttaaattatttcagattcgATTGACATTTTCTATGAATGATTGTCACGACTTGGCtaatagccgggtccacacagagcgagcatacgcgcgaggccatttcctcgcgcacaaaacggcTAGTGTAGCCGTGCCTcgcgcgcgccgcctcggcCGAGGCTCTGTGTAGACCCGGCTATTGGCATAAACTTTACGAATAATAGACGAGAGGAAATGAAAACTTAAGGGATCAAAATTACATAAGACTTACAGATGCCGCACTCCCACAGTTTAACGGTCCGTCCGTGTCTCTTCACGTACTTGACGTAGTGGAACCGCGAACGGGGATCCGTCTTGTCCACCTTGCAGGCGCCTTGGGTGCCTCTACGCTCATTAGATACTgctgaaacattaaaaataaaatatcttgaGTAATTTTGCTACATTAATCTTTCACATCTCCTAGTAATAGTAagtatttttagttatttttagaATCTTTTAACTAGAAATTAGAAtagaaattttacttttatcgcGGAAcaaattatcaataaattaaaatttagaaATGATCGCACTGGCCTCTTATTGATAGATGTGTTCCATCCAAGTTGAATGCAGGAACTTCGCTCGCTTGTTCGATAATCCAAAAAAGTATGACGTAGAGCAATGAAATGATCAaagtgggccattttatttaaagttgtcccctacacttttttttttcataattgggatttttttatgttatttttactcagaatcttgagctcttttgatcctaacaggagaaaaaaagtgtcccaagatttccatacatttttcgatctttccattccgaaaccgccatacaaaatctatgaaaaaatggtaacggagtgggaaaaaaccttgggacctttttttctcctattaggatagaaagagctcgtcattctgagtagaaataacatataaattcacaattaaaaacaaaagtgtaggggacaactttaaataaaatggcccaagtACACAAGCAAAAAGGttatacctaacctaaccttgcAACAGCGAAATACACAAGCTGTTTAAAATAGGCTGGATGTATAAAGGGCGGCCCATAAAACATGGCGGCAGTGGCAGTCCATTTGCGAGATTAAAATACGCCTACAGGATGCAATCCATTTCATTTGGAAAAAGGCTTATTACAGCTTGCTATGTTTTTTAGGAAGCTACGTAAATATTACCTGTTccaatgttaaaataaaatatatgtatttatagagtgttcggaaagagaagagtcgtggaatgtattgggccctaTTATACATGCCACGActctctttccacacagactagttattaataatatgtataggCAGTTACACATTTGCAGACGTAccaccgcccacactgttaactgacagttcgtaaaccttattacaaacggcataaggtccaccgatggatacTTAAAGgggccactgattaacagtccgccggacggtatcggcttgtcagttagaacaaaattttgacagttccaaacaactgacaggccgataccgtccggcggactgttaatcagtgggcccctcaagagtgttgctgtttgtaggtaggtatctaagctggcaaggtgttcaaaatgaactAGGTACGACTATGTTGTTAGAGGACTAAGCGTGTGTAGGTCATTTGAATACCACGTCCGCTTAGCTACTTTCTGT
It contains:
- the LOC134794894 gene encoding uncharacterized protein LOC134794894 isoform X2 encodes the protein MMFSDDEIKEMPGGSFMRPGDEIISIRKVCLSDKFDKSDSSDKEPFISNSGGNELDVSRSLFRDGFFPDTLEHSQARFAWTEEDGNIASLVSEPGFGTGQTFGKDLDAALNNEQEADTSSSVFHGRSYLPKTTTDSHLVSSTSAAVSNERRGTQGACKVDKTDPRSRFHYVKYVKRHGRTVKLWECGICNREFQHQYTLMRHLPTHTDERNFHCDTCGKSFRQLSTLSQHRAIHSAERPYGCEVCNKTFNRVSTLISHRKTHSDVKPYKCHLCPKGFHQKGNLRNHLFTHTNERPYRCNICFKGFNQQSNLVCHKNKAHSEDANGAILRGRTNTPRAASTVSESQPDSTRTSVDQCEVSSSVGPYMGTSIELSSSSWTPKSSPSLESSDWSNDLPWSTMCNGVIVDPIKTYHMGVALATRQTPFALLKPDNSTPVLVKVIDTKIPGGKQMLVPATADDLRIGGKIVVNNSESTRSQEQGSSDMKSAVQIRVPVVATVVPQIKAGGQLHLAVQEPHHAYHTALSSDVGEVPEKPCTIKQELPPSPPRLLPRMESRMEPHLTACMPSHMPALERHIARSFEDVVKPGTSISSCSLPPPAPSPPLDLITDLFEPMECIPLGPQITAVDNIDQPPHSDDSDIFIGEFEESIPLSDSD
- the LOC134794894 gene encoding uncharacterized protein LOC134794894 isoform X3 encodes the protein MMFSDDEIKEMPGGSFMRPGDEIISIRKVCLSDKFDKSDSSDKEPFISNSGGNELDVSRSLFRDGFFPDTLEHSQARFAWTEEDGNIASLVSEPGFGTGQTFGKDLDAALNNEQEADTSSSVFHGRSYLPKTTTDSHLVSSTSAVSNERRGTQGACKVDKTDPRSRFHYVKYVKRHGRTVKLWECGICSREFQHQYTLMRHLPTHTDERNFHCDTCGKSFRQLSTLSQHRAIHSAERPYGCEVCNKTFNRVSTLISHRKTHSDVKPYKCHLCPKGFHQKGNLRNHLFTHTNERPYRCNICFKGFNQQSNLVCHKNKAHSEDANGAILRGRTNTPRAASTVSESQPDSTRTSVDQCEVSSSVGPYMGTSIELSSSSWTPKSSPSLESSDWSNDLPWSTMCNGVIVDPIKTYHMGVALATRQTPFALLKPDNSTPVLVKVIDTKIPGGKQMLVPATADDLRIGGKIVVNNSESTRSQEQGSSDMKSAVQIRVPVVATVVPQIKAGGQLHLAVQEPHHAYHTALSSDVGEVPEKPCTIKQELPPSPPRLLPRMESRMEPHLTACMPSHMPALERHIARSFEDVVKPGTSISSCSLPPPAPSPPLDLITDLFEPMECIPLGPQITAVDNIDQPPHSDDSDIFIGEFEESIPLSDSD
- the LOC134794894 gene encoding uncharacterized protein LOC134794894 isoform X1 encodes the protein MMFSDDEIKEMPGGSFMRPGDEIISIRKVCLSDKFDKSDSSDKEPFISNSGGNELDVSRSLFRDGFFPDTLEHSQARFAWTEEDGNIASLVSEPGFGTGQTFGKDLDAALNNEQEADTSSSVFHGRSYLPKTTTDSHLVSSTSAAVSNERRGTQGACKVDKTDPRSRFHYVKYVKRHGRTVKLWECGICSREFQHQYTLMRHLPTHTDERNFHCDTCGKSFRQLSTLSQHRAIHSAERPYGCEVCNKTFNRVSTLISHRKTHSDVKPYKCHLCPKGFHQKGNLRNHLFTHTNERPYRCNICFKGFNQQSNLVCHKNKAHSEDANGAILRGRTNTPRAASTVSESQPDSTRTSVDQCEVSSSVGPYMGTSIELSSSSWTPKSSPSLESSDWSNDLPWSTMCNGVIVDPIKTYHMGVALATRQTPFALLKPDNSTPVLVKVIDTKIPGGKQMLVPATADDLRIGGKIVVNNSESTRSQEQGSSDMKSAVQIRVPVVATVVPQIKAGGQLHLAVQEPHHAYHTALSSDVGEVPEKPCTIKQELPPSPPRLLPRMESRMEPHLTACMPSHMPALERHIARSFEDVVKPGTSISSCSLPPPAPSPPLDLITDLFEPMECIPLGPQITAVDNIDQPPHSDDSDIFIGEFEESIPLSDSD